A portion of the Paenibacillus hamazuiensis genome contains these proteins:
- a CDS encoding adenylate cyclase: MGQEIERKFMLARFPEDEIRQGVLTVVSRKEIDQTYLAFSATEEVRIRRLSENGRNEYTHTFKRGNGLSREEIEYAISEDIYAQLLGSSGKTPLKKVRTTLVSADALHFDIDEYRPQFDLTVVEVEFADTLSAENFEAPSWFGRELGSEEEYRNKKLWLSLQETPSPREG, translated from the coding sequence ATGGGTCAAGAAATCGAACGCAAATTTATGCTCGCCAGGTTCCCCGAAGATGAGATCCGGCAGGGCGTTTTAACCGTCGTATCGAGAAAAGAAATCGATCAGACGTACCTCGCGTTTTCCGCTACCGAAGAAGTCCGCATCCGCAGACTGTCCGAGAACGGCCGCAATGAGTACACGCATACTTTTAAAAGAGGCAACGGACTATCCCGCGAGGAAATCGAATATGCGATCTCCGAAGATATTTATGCACAGCTTCTCGGGAGCTCCGGTAAAACGCCGCTGAAAAAAGTGCGCACGACGCTTGTTTCCGCGGACGCGCTTCATTTCGACATCGACGAGTACCGCCCTCAGTTTGACCTGACGGTCGTGGAGGTGGAGTTTGCCGATACTTTAAGCGCGGAAAACTTCGAAGCGCCTTCATGGTTCGGCCGTGAGCTCGGAAGCGAAGAGGAATACCGCAATAAAAAGCTATGGCTGTCGCTGCAGGAAACTCCTTCCCCGAGGGAGGGCTGA